A genomic segment from Streptosporangium roseum DSM 43021 encodes:
- a CDS encoding DUF3090 domain-containing protein, which translates to MPVFDYDPPERFVAGAVGQPGSRAFFLQARGQGRLTTVGLEKFQVAALADRLDELLDEVLRRSGGTAQVPATAPAALADNGPLDVPISEDFKVGTMALAWDSDTAQVVIEAQEIVAEDEELEPPSLAEPAVLRVHISPGAARAFTKRAMALVAAGRPPCPLCGQPLDAEGHICVRLNGYRGSSASSVEGGE; encoded by the coding sequence ATGCCGGTCTTCGACTACGACCCACCCGAGAGGTTTGTGGCCGGTGCCGTTGGGCAACCGGGATCACGAGCCTTCTTCCTGCAGGCCCGGGGACAGGGCCGGTTGACCACCGTCGGCCTGGAGAAGTTCCAGGTCGCCGCGTTGGCTGATCGGCTGGACGAGCTCCTCGACGAGGTGCTGCGGCGCAGCGGGGGGACCGCGCAGGTGCCCGCCACCGCCCCGGCCGCTCTCGCCGACAACGGCCCGCTCGACGTGCCGATCAGCGAGGACTTCAAGGTCGGCACGATGGCCCTGGCCTGGGATTCCGACACCGCGCAGGTGGTGATCGAGGCCCAGGAGATCGTCGCGGAGGACGAGGAGCTCGAGCCGCCCTCGCTCGCCGAGCCCGCGGTGCTGCGCGTGCACATCAGCCCCGGCGCTGCCAGGGCCTTCACCAAGCGCGCCATGGCCCTCGTCGCGGCAGGACGCCCGCCCTGCCCGCTGTGCGGCCAGCCGCTCGACGCCGAGGGGCATATCTGCGTGCGTCTCAATGGTTACCGGGGTAGTAGCGCTTCATCGGTTGAAGGAGGCGAATGA
- a CDS encoding beta-ketoacyl-ACP reductase, whose amino-acid sequence MARSVLVTGGNRGIGLAIARQLAQAGDAVAVTYRSGEPPEGLFGVRCDVTSTADVDAAFGKIEAEHGPVEVLVANAGITRDTLLPMMKEETFADVIDANLTGAYRVAKRATRGMLRLKRGRIVLVSSVVAMLGSAGQSNYAASKAGLIGFARSVARELGSRGITVNVVSPGFVETDMTAALDEAHQEQIRKNIPLGRYASADEVARVVKFLASEDAAYITGAVIPVDGGLGMGH is encoded by the coding sequence GCGATCGCCCGCCAGCTCGCCCAGGCCGGTGACGCCGTCGCCGTGACCTACCGCTCCGGAGAGCCCCCAGAGGGCCTCTTCGGCGTGCGGTGCGATGTGACCAGCACGGCCGATGTCGATGCGGCGTTCGGGAAGATCGAGGCCGAGCACGGCCCGGTCGAGGTGCTCGTCGCCAACGCGGGCATCACCAGGGACACGCTGCTGCCGATGATGAAGGAGGAGACCTTCGCCGACGTCATCGACGCCAACCTGACCGGCGCCTACCGGGTGGCCAAGCGCGCCACGCGCGGCATGCTGCGGCTCAAGCGCGGCCGGATCGTGCTGGTCTCCTCGGTGGTGGCCATGCTCGGCTCGGCGGGGCAGAGCAACTACGCCGCCTCCAAGGCCGGGCTGATCGGCTTCGCCCGGTCCGTGGCCCGCGAGCTCGGTTCGCGCGGCATCACGGTCAACGTGGTCTCCCCGGGCTTCGTGGAGACCGACATGACCGCCGCGCTGGACGAGGCCCACCAGGAGCAGATCCGCAAGAACATCCCGCTGGGCCGCTACGCGAGCGCCGACGAGGTCGCGCGCGTGGTCAAGTTCCTGGCGAGCGAGGACGCCGCCTACATCACCGGGGCCGTCATCCCCGTGGACGGCGGGCTGGGAATGGGGCACTGA
- the fabI gene encoding enoyl-ACP reductase FabI, whose product MGILEGKRILVTGVLTDASIAFSVAKLAQQEGAQVVLTGFGRLSLVERIAKRLPEPPPVIELDVQNTEHLDSLADRVGQHLDGIDGVVHSIGFAPQSCLGGNFLNTPWEDVATALHISTYSFKSLAVACLPLMKEGGAVVGLDFDATKAWPVYDWMGVAKAGLESCSRYLARDLAKHGIRVNLVAAGPLRTMAAKSIPGFKEFEESWPEKAPLGWDLGDTVPAAKACLALMSDWFPATTGEIVHVDGGVHAIGA is encoded by the coding sequence ATGGGAATCCTTGAAGGCAAGCGCATTCTGGTCACCGGCGTCCTGACCGACGCCTCCATCGCCTTCTCCGTCGCCAAGCTGGCCCAGCAGGAGGGCGCGCAGGTCGTGCTGACCGGTTTCGGCCGCCTCAGCCTGGTCGAGCGCATCGCCAAGCGGCTCCCCGAGCCGCCGCCGGTGATCGAGCTGGACGTGCAGAACACCGAGCATCTCGACTCGCTGGCCGACCGCGTCGGCCAGCACCTGGACGGGATCGACGGCGTGGTGCACTCCATCGGCTTCGCCCCGCAGAGCTGCCTCGGCGGAAACTTCCTGAACACCCCGTGGGAGGACGTGGCGACCGCCCTGCACATCTCGACCTACTCGTTCAAGTCGCTGGCCGTCGCCTGCCTGCCGCTGATGAAGGAGGGCGGCGCGGTCGTCGGCCTCGACTTCGACGCGACCAAGGCCTGGCCCGTGTACGACTGGATGGGCGTGGCCAAGGCGGGCCTGGAGTCGTGCTCCCGCTACCTGGCCCGTGATCTGGCCAAGCACGGGATCCGCGTCAACCTGGTGGCGGCCGGGCCGCTGCGCACGATGGCGGCCAAGAGCATCCCCGGCTTCAAGGAGTTCGAGGAGAGCTGGCCGGAGAAGGCGCCGCTGGGCTGGGACCTGGGCGACACCGTGCCCGCGGCCAAGGCCTGCCTGGCCCTGATGTCGGACTGGTTCCCGGCCACGACCGGTGAGATCGTGCACGTCGACGGCGGCGTGCACGCGATCGGCGCCTGA
- a CDS encoding aldo/keto reductase: MEQRYVGRSGLSVSRLGLGTMTWGRDTGAEEAAAQLRTFAEAGGTLIDTADVYTGGEAERLLGRLIRDAVPRSELVLSTKAVLTPTGRRPRDASRKHLIAAIDASLTRLGVNEVELWQLHAFDPAVPLEETLAAVDAIVSSGRAAYAGVCDYAGWQLAAAAVGQRTVPGRVPIVAAQVEYSLLAREAERELVPAAEHVGAGVLAWSPLGRGVLTGKYRTGIPADSRAATPHFADFVKPYLDERCRRVVESVTTAAEGLGVSPLSVALSWVRDQPGVTSAIVGARTHAQLAGVLQAEDLTLPMEIREALDDVSAD, from the coding sequence ATGGAGCAGCGCTATGTGGGCCGGAGCGGCTTGTCGGTATCCCGCCTTGGACTGGGGACGATGACATGGGGGCGTGACACCGGCGCCGAGGAGGCCGCGGCGCAGCTCCGCACGTTCGCCGAGGCCGGCGGCACCCTCATCGACACCGCCGACGTCTACACGGGCGGGGAGGCCGAGCGGCTGCTCGGCCGGCTGATCCGCGACGCGGTGCCGCGCTCGGAGCTGGTGCTGTCCACCAAGGCCGTGCTCACCCCCACCGGGCGCCGGCCGCGCGACGCCTCCAGAAAGCACCTGATCGCCGCCATCGACGCCTCGCTGACCCGGCTCGGGGTCAACGAGGTGGAGCTGTGGCAGCTCCACGCCTTCGACCCCGCCGTCCCCCTGGAGGAGACCCTGGCCGCGGTGGACGCCATCGTGTCCTCGGGCCGGGCCGCCTACGCCGGGGTGTGCGACTACGCCGGCTGGCAGCTGGCGGCCGCCGCCGTCGGCCAGCGGACCGTTCCCGGCCGGGTGCCGATCGTCGCGGCCCAGGTCGAATACTCGCTGCTGGCCAGGGAGGCCGAGCGCGAGCTGGTCCCGGCCGCCGAGCACGTCGGCGCCGGGGTGCTCGCCTGGTCGCCGCTCGGCCGGGGAGTCCTCACCGGCAAGTACCGCACGGGCATCCCCGCCGACTCCCGGGCCGCGACCCCGCACTTCGCCGACTTCGTCAAGCCCTACCTGGACGAGAGGTGCCGCCGGGTCGTGGAGTCGGTGACGACCGCGGCCGAGGGGCTCGGCGTCTCGCCGCTGTCGGTGGCCCTGTCCTGGGTCCGCGACCAGCCCGGGGTGACCTCGGCGATCGTCGGTGCCCGCACCCATGCCCAGCTGGCCGGTGTGCTCCAGGCCGAGGACCTCACCCTGCCGATGGAGATCAGGGAGGCGCTCGACGACGTCTCCGCCGACTGA
- a CDS encoding histidine phosphatase family protein, translating to MTTLLLARHGLTHLTGPVLAGWTPDVHLSEAGQAQAEALATRLASLELDAIVSSPLERCQETAQAIAGARDGRTAEVLTDDRFGECRYGDWTGRPLGELAKDPLWQVVQTHPSAVTFPGGESLPAVQHRAVSAVREWNERLGPEAVYLVCSHGDVIKAIVADAMGLHLDQFQRIAADPASLTAIRYTPLRPFVLRLNDLGGDVAGLRPPEGSEHKDGGENFTGSDAAVGGGAGTT from the coding sequence GTGACGACCTTGTTGCTGGCCAGACACGGCCTTACCCATCTCACCGGTCCGGTGCTGGCCGGCTGGACCCCGGATGTCCATCTCAGCGAGGCGGGACAGGCGCAGGCGGAGGCGCTGGCCACGCGGCTGGCGTCGCTCGAGCTGGACGCGATCGTCTCCAGCCCGCTGGAGCGCTGCCAGGAGACCGCCCAGGCGATCGCCGGCGCGCGGGACGGGCGGACGGCGGAGGTGCTGACCGACGACCGGTTCGGCGAGTGCCGTTACGGCGACTGGACGGGCCGCCCGCTGGGCGAGCTCGCCAAGGACCCGCTCTGGCAGGTCGTGCAGACCCACCCGAGCGCCGTGACGTTCCCCGGGGGAGAATCCCTGCCCGCCGTCCAGCACCGCGCCGTGAGTGCCGTCCGGGAGTGGAACGAGCGCCTGGGCCCGGAGGCGGTCTATCTCGTCTGCAGCCACGGAGACGTGATCAAGGCAATCGTGGCCGACGCCATGGGCCTCCATCTGGACCAGTTCCAGCGGATAGCCGCCGACCCCGCCTCGCTCACCGCGATCCGTTACACCCCGCTGCGCCCCTTCGTGCTCAGGCTCAACGATCTGGGAGGAGATGTGGCCGGACTGCGGCCCCCGGAGGGTTCGGAGCACAAAGACGGGGGAGAAAACTTCACCGGGAGCGATGCCGCAGTCGGCGGCGGAGCCGGGACCACGTAA